In one window of Falco cherrug isolate bFalChe1 chromosome 12, bFalChe1.pri, whole genome shotgun sequence DNA:
- the PRDX1 gene encoding peroxiredoxin-1, which translates to MSSGNAFIGKPAPDFTATAVMPDGQFKDIKLSDYKGKYVVFFFYPLDFTFVCPTEIIAYSDRADEFKKINCEVIGASVDSHFCHLAWINTPKKQGGLGTMKIPLISDTKRDIAKEYGVLKEDEGIAYRGLFIIDEKGILRQITINDLPVGRSVDETLRLVQAFQFTDKHGEVCPAGWKPGSDTIKPDVQKSKEYFSKLK; encoded by the exons ATGTCTTCAGGAAATGCTTTCATTGGAAAACCCGCCCCTGACTTCACTGCCACGGCTGTAATGCCAGATGGACAATTCAAAGACATCAAACTCTCTGACTATAAAG GAAAATATGTTGTGTTCTTCTTCTATCCTCTGGACTTCACTTTTGTCTGTCCAACTGAAATTATTGCATACAGTGACAGAGCTGATGAattcaagaaaattaactgtgaaGTAATTGGAGCTTCTGTTGACTCTCACTTCTGTCACCTTGCCTG gATCAACACTCCTAAGAAACAAGGTGGTTTGGGTACTATGAAAATCCCATTGATTTCTGACACAAAACGTGACATTGCCAAAGAATATGGAGTACTTAAAGAGGATGAAGGTATTGCATACAG gggTCTGTTCATAATTGATGAGAAGGGGATCTTGAGGCAGATAACAATCAATGATCTTCCTGTTGGCCGTTCTGTTGATGAAACCCTCAGACTTGTCCAGGCTTTCCAGTTTACAGATAAACATGGTGAAG TGTGCCCAGCTGGCTGGAAGCCTGGCAGTGACACAATCAAGCCTGATGTTCAGAAAAGTAAAGAGTATTTCTCCAAGCTGAAATAA
- the MMACHC gene encoding cyanocobalamin reductase / alkylcobalamin dealkylase: protein MERRVAERLRGALGPSGFEAHAFKVGWYNAVLQPAFHLPYPDDTLAFVVLSTPSMFDKALKPFVNKERLKIIRDPVDQCVSHHLSRVKEKFPDQKVDVIFDYEILPSRKPKFLAQTAAHVAGAAFYYQRKDVKLDPWGKKKIYGVCIHPKYGGWFAIRGLLLFPDIQVPFLEQSDPVDCVSTEEKRIELLEQFNFHWQDGRYRDIIEVKERYSEEQKAYFATPPAERLRLLGLTQEAQRSTFH, encoded by the exons ATGGAGCGGCGCGTGGCGGAGCGGCTGCGCGGCGCCCTGGGCCCCTCCGGCTTCGAGGCGCACGCCTTCAAG gttGGATGGTACAATGCTGTTCTCCAGCCAGCCTTTCATCTCCCCTACCCAGATGACACACTGGCCTTTGTGGTCCTCAGCACCCCTTCAATGTTTGACAAAGCCCTTAAACCTTTTGTGAACAAAGAACGGTTAAAAATAATCAGGGATCCTGTGGATCAGTGTGTTTCTCATCATTTATCACGTGTGAAGGAG AAATTCCCTGACCAGAAGGTGGACGTCATATTTGATTATGAGATTCTGCCAAGCCGAAAGCCCAAGTTCTTGGCGCAGACAGCTGCCCATGTTGCTGGGGCCGCATTTTACTACCAAAGGAAGGATGTGAAACTTgatccttggggaaaaaag aagatCTATGGCGTATGTATCCATCCCAAGTATGGTGGTTGGTTTGCTATCCGGGGTCTTCTCCTGTTCCCAGATATTCAGGTACCATTCCTGGAACAATCTGACCCTGTTGACTGTGTgagcacagaggagaaaagaattGAGTTGCTGGAGCAATTCAATTTCCACTGGCAGGACGGCCGCTACAGGGACATAATTGAAGTGAAGGAAAGGTATTCGGAGGAGCAAAAAGCCTACTTTGCCACTCCTCCAGCAGAGAGGTTGAGACTGCTGGGGCTGACACAAGAAGCCCAGAGAAGCACATTTCACTGA